A genomic segment from Desulfonatronum lacustre DSM 10312 encodes:
- a CDS encoding response regulator: MNDRILFVDDNPSVLRGLRRMLLELEDTWQMHFAESGEEALAMMDREPFDVIVSDLQMPLMNGTELLERVRSRSPGTVRLILSGYSDNTQILKSAMTAHQFLSKPSSREVIQSALERVLALQEILPNPAIREVVARLFSLPVLPSTYDELMRATTSGQKDAIDEVAGLVSRDLGLSASILKLVNTAFFGLPQHIDNPARAVSLLGIEIIKALIVSGHFISPFNPRRHPGFALEDLWTHSRNTARFAETIARLEGADQKTADQAYLGGLFHDVGKLVLACAFEDEFHAIIDLANTRNITIIDAEREVISVSHVQIGAYLLGLWGFDEHIVHGMLCQLNLSAREARPLTTAVHAANALEHELRIINPGYATHPVDTAYLEHHGLTGRYEVWREACRNLITGK; encoded by the coding sequence ATGAACGACCGCATCCTCTTTGTCGATGATAATCCATCCGTGCTGCGGGGATTGCGACGCATGCTTCTCGAGTTGGAGGACACGTGGCAAATGCACTTCGCGGAGTCCGGCGAAGAGGCCCTGGCCATGATGGACCGGGAACCTTTCGACGTTATCGTCTCCGACCTGCAGATGCCTTTGATGAACGGCACCGAGTTGCTCGAACGCGTACGTTCGCGCTCTCCCGGGACCGTACGCCTGATCCTCTCAGGCTATTCGGACAATACCCAGATCTTGAAATCCGCAATGACCGCGCATCAGTTTCTGAGCAAGCCCAGCTCGCGAGAGGTCATCCAGAGCGCTTTGGAACGCGTCCTCGCGCTCCAGGAGATTCTGCCCAATCCCGCAATCCGCGAGGTCGTCGCCAGGCTGTTTTCCCTGCCGGTCCTGCCCTCGACCTACGATGAACTGATGCGCGCCACCACTTCGGGACAAAAAGACGCCATCGACGAGGTCGCGGGCCTGGTATCCCGAGACCTGGGTCTTTCCGCATCGATTCTAAAACTGGTGAACACTGCTTTTTTCGGACTGCCGCAGCACATCGACAACCCGGCGCGCGCCGTGTCCCTGCTGGGCATCGAAATCATCAAGGCATTGATCGTTTCCGGGCATTTCATCTCCCCGTTCAATCCTCGACGTCATCCCGGCTTCGCCCTGGAGGACCTTTGGACGCACAGCCGGAATACGGCCCGGTTCGCCGAGACCATCGCCCGACTGGAAGGCGCGGACCAGAAAACCGCGGATCAAGCCTATCTCGGCGGTTTGTTCCACGACGTCGGCAAACTGGTCCTGGCCTGCGCCTTTGAAGACGAGTTCCACGCCATCATCGACCTGGCCAATACCCGCAACATCACTATCATCGATGCCGAACGGGAAGTCATTTCCGTCAGCCATGTGCAAATCGGCGCCTATCTCCTCGGTCTTTGGGGTTTTGACGAGCACATCGTCCATGGCATGCTCTGCCAACTCAACCTGTCGGCCCGTGAAGCCCGCCCGCTGACCACGGCGGTGCACGCCGCCAACGCTCTGGAGCATGAGCTGCGGATCATCAATCCAGGCTATGCAACGCATCCGGTGGACACGGCCTACCTTGAACACCACGGCCTGACCGGACGCTACGAAGTCTGGCGCGAGGCCTGCCGCAATCTGATTACTGGGAAGTGA
- a CDS encoding VOC family protein, giving the protein MFRCGIDHIAVTAPSLESGARYVLETLGVEPRAGGEHPRMGTHNLLLRLGEALYLEVIAPDPRAPKPKRPRWFGLDDLRPDASPKLSTWVARTTDIRATTVACTEDLGTIEPMSRGRLQWLITIPTTGRTPLDGVAPALIEWPVSVHPATSLTDFGLSLVELRLIHPDPARINRLLESMNFEGPLTVSTPSDDETAHLLAVVDTPQGRRLLSTPGPRL; this is encoded by the coding sequence ATGTTTCGCTGTGGCATCGATCACATCGCGGTGACGGCCCCGTCTCTGGAGAGCGGGGCCAGGTATGTTCTGGAAACGCTCGGCGTGGAGCCGCGAGCGGGCGGTGAGCACCCGCGGATGGGCACGCACAACCTGCTGCTGCGCCTCGGCGAGGCCCTCTACCTGGAGGTCATCGCCCCTGATCCGCGCGCTCCCAAACCTAAACGTCCGCGCTGGTTCGGTCTGGACGACCTTCGGCCCGACGCATCGCCGAAGCTTTCGACCTGGGTAGCCCGCACCACGGATATTCGCGCGACGACCGTCGCCTGCACCGAGGATCTCGGGACCATCGAACCCATGAGTCGCGGTCGGCTTCAGTGGCTGATCACCATACCGACCACCGGTCGGACTCCCCTCGACGGCGTCGCCCCGGCGCTCATCGAGTGGCCCGTCAGCGTCCATCCCGCGACCAGCCTGACCGACTTCGGTCTTTCCCTGGTTGAACTGAGGCTGATCCACCCCGACCCGGCCCGAATCAACCGGCTGCTGGAGTCCATGAACTTCGAAGGCCCGCTGACGGTCTCCACGCCCTCGGACGATGAAACCGCGCACCTGCTCGCCGTCGTGGACACGCCGCAAGGACGCCGTCTACTGTCCACTCCAGGCCCAAGACTCTGA
- the dctP gene encoding TRAP transporter substrate-binding protein DctP, whose product MKKYFAIFLTVVFLVIWSHAAFAQQVRWRLVTHAMPGTEQQRIAEVFSETVKTLSNGEFTIDTYPAGVLFPVFETFDNLANGVVNAAMVYSAYWTGKDPLFNFTTQPGSPLSTYAEGAYLVEKLEPWFEKLYAKHRITYLGHAMVSPIYEQLMSVVPIDSIDKLQGLRIRASGIGGQYYRALGATPVSLSAPEIYTALQTRSIEAAEWTFWDENMRMGFHEVVSYVKDPAFQNGTCEYFPLVVNPASWNALSPEHQEVVLAARDRIRYLSAMVYNHEIISREKWKALPNITVVRWTPEEEAQARSVGHKLVYEEAQKSAEGKEFLEIYRNVLWELGYKDEAKELGYQE is encoded by the coding sequence ATGAAAAAGTATTTTGCGATTTTTCTGACGGTCGTTTTTCTGGTAATCTGGTCCCATGCGGCCTTCGCGCAACAGGTGAGGTGGAGGCTGGTGACCCATGCCATGCCTGGAACGGAGCAGCAGCGCATTGCCGAGGTCTTCAGCGAGACGGTGAAGACCCTGTCGAATGGTGAGTTCACCATTGACACATACCCTGCGGGTGTCTTGTTTCCCGTCTTTGAAACCTTCGACAACCTGGCCAACGGCGTGGTGAACGCGGCCATGGTCTACAGCGCCTATTGGACCGGCAAGGACCCGCTCTTCAACTTCACGACCCAGCCGGGCTCCCCTTTGAGCACCTATGCCGAGGGCGCCTACCTGGTGGAAAAACTCGAGCCATGGTTTGAAAAGCTCTATGCCAAGCACAGGATCACCTACCTGGGGCACGCCATGGTCAGCCCGATCTACGAGCAACTCATGTCCGTGGTGCCCATCGACTCCATCGACAAGCTGCAGGGGCTGCGCATCCGGGCCTCGGGCATTGGCGGCCAATATTACAGGGCTCTCGGCGCAACCCCGGTTTCACTGTCCGCTCCCGAGATTTACACGGCCCTGCAGACCCGAAGCATCGAAGCCGCGGAATGGACGTTCTGGGACGAGAACATGCGCATGGGATTCCACGAAGTGGTCTCCTACGTGAAAGATCCCGCCTTCCAGAACGGGACCTGTGAATACTTTCCGCTGGTCGTCAACCCGGCCAGTTGGAACGCCCTTTCTCCGGAACATCAAGAGGTCGTCCTGGCAGCCCGGGACCGCATCCGCTATCTCTCGGCCATGGTCTACAACCATGAGATCATCTCCCGCGAGAAATGGAAAGCCCTGCCCAACATCACCGTGGTCCGATGGACTCCTGAAGAGGAAGCCCAGGCCCGTAGCGTGGGACACAAACTGGTCTACGAAGAAGCCCAGAAAAGTGCCGAGGGGAAGGAGTTTTTGGAAATCTACCGTAACGTCCTCTGGGAACTGGGATACAAGGACGAGGCGAAGGAACTGGGCTACCAGGAATAA
- a CDS encoding dienelactone hydrolase family protein: MKSLACTPLLFLALTLSAWAEPITKTVPYAIGDTQFEGTIVYQGDSSQNKPGVLMVPNWMGPTAQSVEKAARVAGDGYVVFMIDMYGKEIRPTNRAEAAAAAGSLRADRRLMRERVNAALEVFKEQAGDVPLDPSRIAAIGFCFGGGVVLELARGGTELPGVVSFHGNLDTPDPADARRIKAKILVLHGANDPAVPDEQVQTFILEMRDAGVDWQLIHYGGAVHSFTDPHADTPGRNEYHPLVAQRAFIAMEAFFREIFE; the protein is encoded by the coding sequence ATGAAGTCGCTCGCTTGCACGCCGTTGCTGTTTTTGGCTCTGACGCTTTCGGCATGGGCCGAACCAATCACCAAGACCGTGCCCTATGCCATCGGCGATACGCAATTCGAGGGAACGATAGTCTACCAAGGCGACTCGTCCCAAAACAAGCCAGGGGTTCTGATGGTTCCCAACTGGATGGGCCCCACCGCGCAATCCGTGGAAAAGGCGGCTCGTGTTGCCGGTGATGGGTACGTCGTGTTCATGATCGACATGTACGGCAAGGAGATCAGGCCGACGAACCGCGCCGAAGCCGCGGCGGCCGCCGGCTCGCTTCGGGCGGACAGACGGCTGATGCGCGAACGGGTCAATGCCGCGCTGGAGGTGTTCAAGGAACAAGCCGGCGACGTTCCGCTGGATCCTTCCCGGATCGCGGCCATCGGTTTCTGCTTCGGAGGAGGGGTCGTGCTGGAACTGGCCCGCGGCGGCACGGAACTGCCCGGCGTGGTATCTTTTCACGGCAACCTGGACACGCCGGACCCGGCCGACGCGAGACGGATCAAGGCCAAAATTCTGGTGCTCCACGGCGCGAACGATCCGGCTGTGCCGGACGAACAAGTTCAGACCTTTATCCTGGAAATGCGTGACGCCGGGGTGGATTGGCAACTCATCCACTATGGCGGAGCCGTGCACTCCTTCACGGACCCGCACGCGGACACTCCCGGCAGGAACGAATACCACCCGCTGGTTGCCCAACGGGCTTTCATCGCCATGGAGGCGTTTTTCAGGGAAATATTCGAATAG
- a CDS encoding putative bifunctional diguanylate cyclase/phosphodiesterase: protein MNQESNGNPVVLFVDDEVHVLRSLQRALMDEPLTTLTAESGEQALRTLAREHIDVVVSDERMPGMSGSTLLTEVKNRHPEIIRIMLTGHADLEAAMQAINDGRIYRFLLKPVATDELASVIQKALRERAQSERLLSLSQQAGDVCSFEVLKSSEGRTRVRWSRNARTLLELPPDADLEDLDLLYSRLHPDDETRVRELNASCLKMLACASTEYRIRLSNDRIRWIAQTSDVAADPGTGAIRLLSVLRDITESKKQRERLEYQAYHDVLTGLGNRALLLDGLDEALHQSGTRQTYVALLFIDLDDFKIVNDSMGHAFGDWLLQAFAQRLNALELPAAMAARLGGDEFALLLRVDDAEQAGDGARAVQEALAEPFRHGDYEVHISASIGIALGRGAETAGLDLLREADTAMYAAKYKGKGSFRLFDKSMHDKASERFVLVGDMHRSLARDCFFLAFQPIVRLDTLVLAGYEALARWQHPERGLVMPNTFIPLAEESGLITRLGRQVTEKACRQAREWNDARPEAPPFMSFNVSVQQLHEADLARRLDVTITNLGLDPGLIKLEITESGLMHDVQLSMDVLAQLKALGVKLQIDDFGTGYSSLRYLQRIPADSLKVDKSFVMGMENDAEKRAIVRTIIDLARSLGMNVVAEGVETRAQLLLLRELGCEYGQGYLFDKPLPPEEAAQRRDYAHTLEIGN, encoded by the coding sequence ATGAATCAGGAAAGCAACGGCAACCCGGTGGTCCTTTTCGTGGACGACGAAGTGCACGTGCTGCGGTCTCTGCAACGCGCCCTGATGGACGAGCCCCTGACCACCCTCACCGCGGAATCCGGAGAACAGGCCCTGCGGACTCTTGCCCGGGAACACATCGATGTCGTCGTCAGCGACGAGCGAATGCCCGGCATGAGCGGCAGCACGCTTCTGACCGAAGTGAAAAACCGCCACCCGGAAATCATCCGCATCATGCTCACCGGACACGCGGACCTGGAGGCGGCCATGCAGGCCATCAACGACGGCCGCATCTACCGCTTTCTGCTCAAGCCGGTCGCCACGGACGAACTAGCTTCCGTGATTCAAAAGGCCCTGCGGGAACGCGCCCAGTCCGAGCGGCTGCTTTCGCTTTCCCAGCAGGCCGGGGACGTCTGCAGTTTCGAAGTGCTCAAATCCTCCGAAGGCCGGACCAGGGTCCGCTGGTCCCGGAATGCGCGCACCTTGCTGGAACTGCCCCCGGACGCCGATTTGGAGGACCTGGACCTCCTTTACAGCCGCCTGCATCCGGACGACGAAACAAGAGTCCGCGAACTCAACGCGTCCTGCCTCAAAATGCTTGCCTGCGCCAGCACGGAATACCGCATCCGTCTTTCCAACGACCGGATTCGCTGGATCGCCCAGACCAGCGATGTGGCCGCGGATCCGGGAACGGGAGCCATTCGCCTGCTGTCCGTGCTCAGAGACATCACCGAGAGCAAAAAACAGCGCGAGCGCCTCGAATACCAAGCCTATCACGACGTGCTCACCGGACTCGGCAATCGCGCGCTGCTGCTGGACGGCCTGGACGAGGCCCTGCATCAATCCGGAACGCGGCAGACATACGTGGCCCTGCTCTTCATCGATCTTGACGACTTCAAGATCGTCAACGACTCCATGGGCCACGCCTTCGGCGATTGGCTTTTGCAAGCCTTTGCCCAGCGACTGAACGCGCTCGAGCTCCCTGCCGCCATGGCGGCCCGCCTGGGCGGGGATGAATTCGCTCTGCTGCTCCGTGTCGACGACGCCGAGCAAGCCGGCGACGGGGCCCGCGCCGTTCAGGAGGCCCTGGCCGAACCCTTCCGCCACGGCGACTACGAAGTGCATATCTCGGCTTCCATCGGCATCGCCCTGGGCCGGGGCGCGGAAACCGCCGGGCTGGACCTGCTGCGCGAAGCGGACACGGCCATGTATGCGGCAAAATACAAAGGCAAGGGCAGCTTTCGTCTCTTCGACAAATCCATGCACGACAAGGCCTCGGAACGGTTCGTGCTGGTCGGGGACATGCATCGCTCCCTGGCCCGTGACTGCTTTTTTCTGGCCTTCCAACCCATCGTGCGTCTAGACACGCTGGTCCTGGCCGGTTACGAGGCCCTGGCCCGCTGGCAGCATCCCGAACGCGGGCTGGTCATGCCGAACACCTTCATCCCCCTGGCCGAAGAGAGCGGGCTGATAACCCGCCTGGGTCGGCAGGTCACGGAGAAAGCGTGCCGGCAGGCTCGCGAATGGAACGACGCCCGCCCAGAAGCCCCGCCGTTCATGAGCTTCAACGTTTCGGTGCAGCAACTGCACGAGGCCGACCTGGCCAGGCGCCTGGACGTGACCATCACGAATCTCGGCCTCGATCCGGGCCTGATCAAACTGGAGATCACGGAGAGCGGACTGATGCACGACGTGCAGCTTTCCATGGACGTTTTGGCCCAGCTCAAGGCGTTGGGCGTGAAGCTGCAAATCGACGACTTCGGCACGGGCTACTCGTCCCTGCGCTACTTGCAGCGCATCCCGGCGGACAGCCTGAAGGTGGACAAGTCCTTTGTCATGGGCATGGAAAATGACGCGGAAAAAAGGGCCATCGTCAGGACCATCATCGACCTGGCCCGCAGCCTGGGCATGAACGTCGTGGCCGAAGGCGTGGAAACCCGCGCTCAACTGCTCCTGCTGCGTGAACTGGGCTGCGAATACGGCCAGGGCTACCTCTTCGACAAGCCCTTGCCCCCGGAGGAAGCGGCCCAACGCAGAGACTACGCCCATACGCTGGAAATCGGGAATTGA
- a CDS encoding PAS domain S-box protein gives MGSHKANILIVDDDPTSLFLLETILAPLKNVLLVKADSGEAAIDRLEETEFALAILDISMHGMSGFDVAKRMASMEQNRETPILFLTAIHKTERDILDGYKVGAVDYMFKPFDRDILLSKVRIFVELDRKRRALERSDQKLRRKTRELEEREQRWRGLLQSIQAGVIVCAPDTNIIASNATAGKLLGLTGEQMEGKMAADSAWVFLRADGTRMPLDEFPVNRVLRSRETLSDFTLGVSAPEKDHVTWLQVTASPIFSDTGELTEIIITFMDITERKKAEEELRYSRRLLQKTFESLNEGVFILADHTFEIIDCNHAAATMVGYGREELLGESVELVHVDAQSHAWFREQARLAIMEKGYFQLPRYHLKRKSGETFSSEHYITPIEREPGEPLFLVSVIRDITEKIQAEEQLKQRAFELEVLHELSRKLGYTLDYEDLVKLMIENLGGVLEFDVAAGLFMKKNEGVLYNYFNRPLSPELQQNILDTMRMENSRLTGNNSVESFSEHTTLACRTSGQGGDIQRIETAVMVPLFETNGEIAGMLYVGAASPDAFSVNQLELLHKVTEQASSSVGRLRALVKESRKELEQLVHTMPAGVVLLDQNNTVVLANPVGRAMLAHLVGVHEGETLHHLNGIGIETLLTDLHEHEEHHLQLIHDGPPPRVFRVTGRQLNAGPQAGGHVLILLDVTREHEDAERIKTSERRFRTLFDNSSDAIFVHDLEGRFLDVNSVACQRLEYTREQLLTMTPDDLAPGNPSGEKSIHERISEILENRGFTFFETVQQRKSGGLVPTEINAKLIEYEGRKAVLTTARNITERKQAERERIEHEAMLDAILSGIKAAFFIINPRTMRVVETNEQAAALLGQDRENLIDRLCQDILSFSICNHDACGDCLHIDHTFLGKEATLTLPDKTLLPISLNRLRVLKGGQEYMAIIIFDISERKALERQLALAQKLESIGQLAAGIAHEINTPIQYVSTNIDFFQTSFEKLRVLLEKYNALYRAAGEDRDTGSLVLDVAAALKTAKLDFLLREIPQAIDDSLDGVRRVTTIVQAIKKFSHPDIGEMTPLEINEAIKNTVAVARNEWKYDSEVRTDLAGDLPLIHCVPGEFNQAVLNVLVNAAHANSAAVKARGGKGIISISTARSGDFVEIRISDTGTGIPPEHRNRIFDPFFTTKEVGKGTGQGLVITHAIMDKHGGTIDFETEMDKGTTFILRFPVDPPRTKGNGSA, from the coding sequence ATGGGCAGCCACAAGGCGAATATTCTCATTGTAGACGATGACCCCACCAGTCTCTTTTTGTTGGAAACAATTCTTGCGCCACTGAAAAATGTCCTGCTGGTCAAGGCCGACAGCGGTGAAGCGGCAATTGATCGTCTGGAGGAAACCGAGTTCGCCCTGGCCATCCTGGACATCTCGATGCATGGGATGAGCGGTTTCGACGTGGCCAAGCGCATGGCCTCCATGGAGCAGAACCGCGAGACCCCGATCCTGTTTCTCACCGCCATTCACAAGACCGAGCGCGACATCCTCGACGGCTACAAGGTCGGCGCGGTGGATTACATGTTCAAACCGTTCGACAGGGACATCCTGTTGAGCAAGGTGCGGATCTTTGTCGAGCTGGACCGCAAGCGCAGGGCCCTGGAGCGCAGCGACCAGAAGCTGCGCCGCAAAACCCGCGAGCTCGAGGAACGGGAGCAACGCTGGCGAGGCCTGCTCCAGTCCATTCAGGCCGGAGTGATCGTGTGCGCCCCAGATACGAACATCATCGCCTCCAATGCCACGGCCGGCAAGCTGCTGGGCCTGACCGGGGAACAGATGGAAGGCAAGATGGCCGCGGACTCGGCCTGGGTCTTCCTCAGGGCGGACGGGACCAGGATGCCCCTGGATGAGTTTCCCGTGAACAGGGTGCTGCGGTCCAGGGAGACTCTGTCCGATTTCACGCTGGGCGTCAGTGCGCCTGAAAAGGATCACGTCACCTGGCTGCAGGTGACTGCCTCGCCGATCTTCTCCGACACGGGCGAACTCACGGAGATCATCATCACGTTCATGGACATCACCGAGCGCAAGAAAGCCGAGGAAGAACTGCGCTACTCCAGGAGGCTGCTGCAAAAGACCTTCGAAAGCCTGAACGAGGGAGTGTTCATCCTGGCCGACCACACTTTCGAAATCATTGACTGCAATCATGCCGCCGCAACGATGGTCGGCTACGGTCGTGAGGAACTGCTCGGCGAAAGCGTGGAGCTGGTTCACGTGGACGCGCAAAGCCATGCCTGGTTCCGCGAACAGGCCCGTCTCGCGATCATGGAAAAAGGGTACTTTCAGTTGCCCAGATACCACCTGAAGCGCAAGAGCGGCGAGACTTTCAGCTCCGAGCACTACATCACGCCCATTGAACGCGAACCGGGCGAGCCTCTGTTCCTGGTCAGTGTCATCCGCGACATCACGGAGAAGATCCAGGCCGAGGAGCAGTTGAAGCAGCGCGCCTTTGAACTGGAGGTGCTGCACGAACTCTCGCGCAAGCTGGGCTACACCCTGGACTACGAAGACTTGGTCAAGCTGATGATCGAAAATCTGGGCGGCGTTCTGGAGTTCGATGTGGCCGCCGGGCTGTTCATGAAAAAAAACGAGGGAGTGCTCTATAACTACTTCAACCGCCCGCTGAGTCCGGAGCTGCAGCAGAACATTCTCGACACGATGCGCATGGAAAACAGCCGACTTACCGGAAACAACTCAGTGGAATCCTTTTCCGAGCACACCACCCTGGCCTGCCGGACATCCGGACAAGGGGGGGACATCCAACGTATCGAGACCGCCGTCATGGTGCCGCTTTTTGAAACCAACGGCGAAATTGCCGGCATGCTCTACGTGGGCGCCGCTTCCCCCGACGCCTTCAGCGTCAACCAGCTGGAACTGCTGCACAAGGTGACCGAGCAAGCTTCCTCCTCCGTGGGGAGACTGCGCGCCCTGGTGAAGGAGAGCCGGAAGGAACTGGAGCAACTCGTGCATACCATGCCTGCCGGCGTGGTGCTCCTGGATCAAAACAATACCGTGGTCCTGGCCAATCCCGTAGGTCGCGCGATGCTCGCGCACCTTGTCGGGGTCCATGAAGGCGAGACGCTGCACCACCTGAACGGCATCGGTATCGAGACGTTGCTGACCGACTTGCACGAACACGAGGAGCACCATCTGCAACTGATCCATGACGGCCCTCCCCCCCGCGTCTTCCGCGTCACCGGACGCCAGCTGAACGCAGGCCCCCAGGCCGGCGGACACGTGCTGATCCTTCTCGACGTGACCCGCGAGCACGAGGACGCCGAACGGATCAAGACCTCGGAGCGTCGCTTCCGGACGCTGTTCGACAACTCCTCGGACGCCATCTTCGTCCACGACCTGGAGGGTCGTTTTCTCGACGTCAACAGTGTGGCCTGCCAACGCTTGGAATACACCCGTGAGCAACTCCTGACCATGACTCCCGACGATCTGGCGCCGGGAAACCCGTCCGGTGAAAAATCCATTCACGAGCGCATCTCCGAAATTCTGGAGAACAGAGGCTTCACCTTTTTCGAGACCGTGCAGCAGCGCAAAAGCGGCGGCCTGGTGCCCACGGAAATCAACGCCAAGCTGATCGAATACGAAGGCCGCAAGGCGGTCCTGACCACGGCCAGGAACATCACCGAACGCAAGCAGGCCGAAAGGGAGCGCATCGAGCACGAGGCCATGCTCGACGCCATCCTCAGCGGCATCAAGGCGGCGTTTTTCATCATCAACCCACGCACCATGAGGGTGGTGGAGACCAACGAGCAGGCCGCCGCGCTGCTGGGCCAGGACAGGGAAAACCTGATCGACCGCCTCTGCCAGGACATCTTGAGCTTTTCCATCTGCAACCATGATGCATGCGGGGATTGTTTACATATCGACCACACCTTCCTCGGCAAGGAGGCGACCTTGACCTTGCCGGACAAGACCTTGTTGCCCATCTCTTTGAACCGCCTGCGTGTTCTCAAGGGCGGTCAGGAGTACATGGCGATCATCATTTTCGACATCTCCGAACGCAAGGCTTTGGAACGCCAGCTCGCACTGGCCCAGAAGCTCGAATCCATCGGCCAGCTTGCCGCGGGCATCGCGCACGAGATCAATACGCCCATCCAGTACGTGTCCACGAACATCGACTTCTTCCAGACCTCCTTCGAAAAGCTGCGCGTCTTGCTGGAAAAGTACAATGCACTGTACAGGGCCGCCGGCGAAGACAGAGACACCGGCAGTCTCGTGCTGGACGTGGCCGCCGCGTTGAAGACGGCCAAGCTGGACTTCCTGCTGCGGGAAATCCCCCAGGCCATCGACGATTCGCTGGACGGCGTGCGGCGGGTGACCACCATTGTTCAAGCCATCAAGAAGTTCTCCCACCCCGACATCGGGGAAATGACCCCCCTGGAGATCAACGAGGCCATCAAGAACACCGTCGCCGTGGCCCGTAACGAGTGGAAGTACGACTCCGAGGTGCGCACCGATCTGGCCGGTGATTTGCCGCTGATTCATTGCGTACCCGGAGAATTCAACCAGGCCGTTCTGAACGTCCTGGTCAACGCGGCCCACGCCAATTCGGCCGCGGTGAAAGCGCGCGGAGGCAAGGGGATCATCTCCATTTCCACGGCCCGGTCCGGCGACTTCGTGGAAATCCGCATCAGCGACACGGGCACGGGCATTCCGCCGGAGCACCGAAACAGGATTTTCGACCCCTTTTTCACGACCAAGGAGGTGGGCAAGGGTACCGGCCAGGGATTGGTCATCACCCACGCCATCATGGACAAGCACGGCGGCACGATTGATTTTGAGACGGAAATGGACAAAGGCACGACCTTCATCCTTCGTTTCCCCGTCGACCCGCCACGAACCAAAGGAAATGGAAGCGCATGA
- a CDS encoding TRAP transporter large permease, with product MARELYPLLMFLSLVPLLASGVPISFSLAAIAIVFSYFLWGPGALNILVSATWGTMNNFVIIAVPLFIFMAYVLQKTNIVEDLYDTFYKWSGGVCGGLAIATILVGTVLGAVSGVVAAGVIGLGLIGLPQMLKHKYNRRVALGSVLGGGTLGQLIPPSTNMVLYGAVTGVSIGGLFAGGISAGLLLASLYIAYILVRGFIDPAFTPSLPPEERATWKEKIVSSKNVFLPLLLIIIVLGAILNGMASPTEAAAFGAAGALLIGLLNRRLTWGIVASSCRETLSVTAMVGWMMIGASAFGSVFAGLGGNAMVANLAMNMPGGENMVFLVSAVFVFFLGMFLEPGAVIFLAVPIIAPILANLGFDPLWVGLAFNVLLQSAYLSPPFGFSLFYLKGCTPVDTDIVEIYKASIPFLVLQAVCILLIFLFPEIVMWLPRYLFG from the coding sequence ATGGCACGTGAACTGTACCCCCTGTTGATGTTTCTCTCCCTCGTCCCCTTACTGGCTTCGGGGGTGCCCATCTCCTTCTCCCTGGCGGCCATCGCCATCGTCTTCTCCTACTTTCTCTGGGGTCCGGGGGCACTGAACATCCTGGTTTCGGCGACCTGGGGCACCATGAACAACTTCGTCATCATCGCCGTGCCCTTGTTCATTTTCATGGCGTATGTCCTCCAGAAGACGAACATCGTGGAAGATCTCTACGACACCTTTTATAAATGGTCCGGAGGGGTGTGCGGAGGTCTGGCCATCGCGACGATCCTGGTGGGAACGGTACTCGGGGCGGTTTCCGGCGTGGTGGCCGCCGGCGTCATCGGCCTTGGGCTGATCGGACTCCCGCAGATGCTCAAGCACAAATATAACCGCCGAGTGGCCCTGGGGTCCGTTCTGGGCGGCGGGACCCTGGGGCAGCTCATTCCGCCCAGCACGAACATGGTTCTCTACGGCGCGGTGACCGGCGTCTCCATCGGCGGACTGTTCGCCGGCGGCATTTCCGCCGGGCTTCTCCTGGCCTCGCTATATATCGCCTACATTCTGGTCCGAGGATTCATCGACCCTGCGTTCACGCCGTCCCTGCCGCCTGAGGAGCGGGCCACATGGAAGGAAAAGATCGTTTCCTCGAAAAACGTCTTCCTCCCCCTGCTGCTGATCATCATTGTTCTCGGCGCCATTCTGAACGGCATGGCCAGTCCCACGGAAGCGGCCGCTTTCGGAGCGGCCGGCGCACTGCTTATCGGCCTGCTCAACAGGCGCCTGACCTGGGGCATCGTCGCTTCCTCCTGCCGGGAGACCTTGAGCGTCACCGCCATGGTCGGATGGATGATGATCGGCGCCAGCGCCTTTGGTTCCGTCTTCGCCGGCCTCGGCGGCAATGCCATGGTGGCCAACCTCGCCATGAACATGCCCGGCGGGGAGAACATGGTTTTTCTCGTGTCCGCTGTCTTTGTCTTTTTCCTGGGAATGTTTCTCGAACCAGGCGCCGTCATCTTCCTCGCCGTTCCGATCATCGCCCCCATTCTCGCCAATCTGGGCTTCGACCCGCTTTGGGTCGGTCTGGCCTTCAACGTGCTCCTGCAAAGCGCCTACCTTTCCCCGCCGTTCGGGTTCAGCCTGTTCTACCTGAAAGGATGCACGCCCGTTGATACCGACATCGTCGAAATCTACAAGGCCAGCATTCCCTTTTTGGTCTTGCAGGCCGTCTGCATTCTTCTGATTTTTCTTTTTCCGGAAATCGTCATGTGGCTGCCCAGGTACCTGTTCGGCTAG